In the genome of Mytilus trossulus isolate FHL-02 unplaced genomic scaffold, PNRI_Mtr1.1.1.hap1 h1tg000244l__unscaffolded, whole genome shotgun sequence, one region contains:
- the LOC134701418 gene encoding uncharacterized protein LOC134701418: protein MKEGQLILYRVGLFDDRLYRDVTVCPHHRYKLGIYFKQNKTCSHPSHSGNGKAYRGITVQESRDVLQSFGVLLPVGTGLCRSCSKKVAPSTIEDTKDLDTTEEEKTETSSCLSIMNIDGESSAKTDTQPSSADTDFLTFSQDDDDSIAKTETQPSTAETDSMTFSQDLSQTSSWSTDEKKGDILLDDVNTALSLLSNGKMSPLKYQVRTDIASLHPSSKRMLKRKATTAIEALMDCLAPGQASELTELIKMEKQHSPVPDLTNTIVKLYENTNDCHMKKQMLSMLAKDYTKKQLQEMIPGLTVYGIDQARLHASVHGEGSQVPKQIKQNRQRLPQWKVAHALDFFFNPLFHQVSSYGTKEMKLNTGEKILIPEVVRTVCHANLVHMYQAFCKEADVDPLSRSSLFEILRVCPASKRTSLRGLDNIATDGSTAFDTLDEVKKQLKLYLTDPEVHNDLEKTEQDLHLFKLYIKTDFKLHTSLADQCPDHCIMFALSDPKDQTLQNKCTHSHNMVCDRCELFSRSIINLKRVTSEEKDIPVELKSELLQDIEVGESNILSWKQHLVRCANQDRCRQALLGSLKKEEVFIIMDWAMKFLPLSFREKQSDWYAQKGINWHVCVCIFKDDESNLKHRTYTHIFDQVKQDWFAVVSVLEHTLRTVMKQLPCITTAYLRSDNAGCYHCGNTLLSLDGISERTGITIKRYDFSEAQDGKSYCDAKIAHLRCKIRQYVSSGNNVKTAGDMKNAIDSLGGVMGCQSAHVQINSQVAGEANKIKNTWKGISKISNIELREKQIIAFKAFGVGCGNVMPEEQLKKICPSPLSATEIVVISDFVVPKKEAGSITFKAHDLVTDTIAVELPVDSNHNETMQPLSNSIFTCIEPCCSRVFQTYSGLESHILLGNHQIKLNRISTYDNIKIKWKESCLNIAEHATVSRDSKLTPGSPSSDMGWAIKKDRKNQRFTENVKTYLRAIFNAGEQSGRKSNADDVSRNMRVCRDENGNKMFQPDECLQPSQIASFFSRLCVMTRNTRPQQTLDDEDLEPALNLIDAMEAMDVLNS, encoded by the exons ATGAAAGAAGGTCAACTTATTTTGTATAGAGTCGGCCTATTTGATGATCGTTTGTACAGGGATGTTACAGTGTGTCCACATCATCGTTACAAACTGGGAatatactttaaacaaaataaaacatgcagCCACCCATCTCATTCTGGTAATGGTAAAGCATACAGAGGTATAACAGTTCAAGAAAGTCGGGATGTTTTGCAATCTTTTGGTGTCCTTCTTCCAGTAGGTACAG GATTATGCAGAAGTTGCAGCAAAAAAGTAGCTCCTTCAACAATTGAGGATACAAAAg ATTTGGACACAACAGAGGAAGAAAAGACAGAAACATCTAGCTGTTTAAGCATAATGAATATT GATGGTGAATCTTCTGCAAAGACAGATACACAACCCAGTTCAGCTGATACTGATTTCCTGACATTCAGTCAAGAT gatGATGACTCCATTGCAAAGACAGAAACACAGCCCAGTACAGCCGAAACTGACTCCATGACCTTCAGTCAAGAT TTATCTCAAACTTCTAGCTGGAGTACAGATGAAAAGAAAGGGGACATTCTTCTAGATGATGTCAACACTGCCCTGTCGTTATTGTCTAATGGTAAGATGAGTCCATTGAAATATCAAGTCAGAACAGATATAGCCTCATTACATCCTTCATCAAAACGTATGCTTAAACGTAAAGCTACAACTGCCATTGAAGCATTGATGGATTGTTTAGCTCCAGGTCAAGCAAGTGAGCTAACGGAGTTGATAAAGATGGAGAAACAGCATTCACCAGTCCCTGATTTAACAAACACAATTGTAAAATTGTATGAGAATACCAATGATTGCCACATGAAAAAACAGATGTTGTCAATGTTGGCAAAAGATTACACCAAGAAACAACTACAGGAAATGATTCCAGGCTTGACTGTTTATGGTATAGACCAGGCACGTCTACATGCTTCAGTGCATGGAGAAG GTTCACAAGTTCCAAAACAAATTAAGCAAAACCGTCAAAGACTACCACAGTGGAAGGTTGCTCATGCTTTGGATTTCTTCTTCAATCCTCTATTTCATCAg GTCAGCTCATATGGAACCAAAGAGATGAAACTGAATACTGGAGAAAAGATTTTAATACCAGAAGTGGTTCGAACTGTTTGCCATGCCAACTTGGTCCACATGTACCAAGCCTTTTGTAAAGAAGCAGATGTTGATCCACTATCTAGATCgtctctttttgaaattttgagggTTTGTCCAGCTTCCAAAAGAACAAGTTTGAGAGGCCTAGATAATATTGCCACTGATGGATCCACAGCTTTTGACACTTTAGATGAAGTTAAAAAGCAGCTTAAACTTTACTTAACTGA ccCTGAAGTACACAATGATTTAGAGAAGACTGAGCAAGATCTCCATTtatttaaactatatataaaaactgaCTTTAAACTGCATACATCATTAGCTGACCAGTGCCCTGACCACTGCATTATGTTCGCATTGTCTGATCCAAAAGATCAAACACTTCAAAATAAATGTACCCACAGTCATAACATGGTTTGTGATAGATGTGAGCTGTTCTCCAGGTCTATAATCAATCTCAAAAGAGTTACATCTGAAGAGAAAG ATATTCCAGTGGAACTTAAGTCTGAACTTCTTCAGGATATTGAAGTAGGAGAAAGCAATATCTTGTCTTGGAAGCAGCACTTGGTTCGTTGTGCCAATCAAGATAGATGTAGACAAGCTCTTCTAGGCAGTTTGAAGAAAGAAgaagtttttattataatggACTGGGCGATGAAATTCCTGCCCTTGTCATTTAGGGAAAAACAGTCTGACTGGTAtgcacaaaaaggcataaatTGGCATGTGTGTGTGTGCATTTTCAAAGATGATGAATCAAATTTGAAG CATAGGACCTATACCCATATCTTTGACCAGGTGAAGCAAGATTGGTTTGCTGTTGTGTCTGTGTTGGAACACACATTAAGAACAGTGATGAAACAACTCCCCTGTATTACAACAGCTTACCTCAGAAGTGATAATGCAGGCTGTTATCATTGTGGAAACACATTGTTATCCCTTGATGGGATTTCAGAAAGAACTG gaATCACCATAAAGAGATATGACTTTAGTGAGGCGCAGGATGGTAAATCCTATTGTGATGCCAAGATTGCCCATCTAAGATGTAAGATTCGTCAATATGTTTCTTCTGGGAATAATGTTAAAACAGCAGGCGATATGAAGAACGCCATAGATTCTTTGGGTGGTGTAATGGGCTGTCAATCTGCACACGTCCAGATAAATTCCCAAGTAGCTGGAGAAGCCAATAAGATCAAGAATACATGGAAAGGAATATCAAAGATCTCAAATATAGAGTTACG agAAAAGCAGATCATTGCATTTAAAGCTTTTGGAGTTGGTTGTGGGAATGTGATGCCAGAAGAGCAATTGAAAAAGATCTGTCCTTCCCCACTGTCTGCAACAGAAATCGTTGTCATTTCTGACTTTGTTGTACCAAAAAAGGAAGCAGGCAGCATTACTTTCAAAGCCCATGATTTGGTTACTGATACTATTGCTGTGGAATTACCTGTTGACAGCAACCACAATGAGACCATGCAACCATTatccaatagtatattcacatGTATAGAACCTTGTTGCTCAAGAGTGTTCCAGACTTACTCTGGTCTTGAGTCCCACATACTACTGGGAAACcaccaaattaagttaaatagAATTTCCACTTATGacaacatcaaaataaaatggaaagaGTCCTGCTTGAACATTGCAGAACATGCTACAGTGTCCAGAGATTCAAAACTGACTCCAGGTTCACCATCTTCTGATATGGGTTGGGCAATAAAGAAGGATAGAAAAAATCAGAGATTCACAGAAAATGTTAAAACTTACCTAAGAGCGATTTTCAACGCTGGTGAACAAAGTGGTAGGAAATCCAATGCAGACGATGTCTCTAGAAACATGCGTGTTTGTAGAGAtgaaaatggaaacaaaatgtTTCAACCGGATGAATGCCTTCAACCAAGCCAAATTGCTTCTTTTTTCTCTCGTCTGTGTGTTATGACCAGAAATACAAGACCACAACAAACACTTGACGATGAAGATTTGGAGCCGGCCCTTAATTTGATTGACGCTATGGAGGCTATGGATGTTTTAAATTCATGA